The genomic interval CCCTGCGAGCTGAAGATTAAATATTGTATTGTCTAAATATTCAGGTTCATTTAAAAAAGAGACTTCTATTAAAACGTATTTTTCTCCAAAAGTCATTATATCCTTTGATTTCACCTTCTCATCAAATTCAGAATCGACATAGTATTCAGCAGCAGCTTCTATTTCAATATCTATACCTTCTTTAACAAGGCGTTCTCTTACTTCATCTAATCCTTTATTAATAACATCTGGTGTATTCTTATAATAATCACTCATAATATGAGGAGTGGTTATTATTTTTTTAAAACCAAAACTCTTTAAAGACTTTATTAATAGTATAGATTGCTCAATATTCTGCGCGCCATCATCGATTCTAGGAATTAAATGGGAGTGCATATCTGCACCTAAAATTGACAAATCAACGGGTGGAAATACTTCTTTTTTTCTGAAAATCTGATCTAAAAACCCCACTTCAATATATTATTTCAAAACAGATTCTTTATACCAATCTAAAGTGATTTTCAATCCCTGTTCAAATTTTATCATAGGGTTATAGCCTAATACCTTTTTCGCTTTCGTAATATCGGCTACCGACTTCTTAACTTCTCCAAGTCGTTCTTCCACGTGAATCGGCTCTATATCCGAACCTATTAAATCCTTCAGGACAGCAATTAATTCATTAACGGAAGTATCTTCTCCAACAGCAATATTGAATACATCGGCTCCAAGATCTTCAGTAACAAGCATACTTTTAATATTTGCCTGAACAGCATTTTCCACAAAAGTAAAATCTCTTATTTGCGTACCATCTCCGTATATTTTGGGCGTATCGCCA from Flavobacteriales bacterium carries:
- a CDS encoding capsular biosynthesis protein yields the protein MGFLDQIFRKKEVFPPVDLSILGADMHSHLIPRIDDGAQNIEQSILLIKSLKSFGFKKIITTPHIMSDYYKNTPDVINKGLDEVRERLVKEGIDIEIEAAAEYYVDSEFDEKVKSKDIMTFGEKYVLIEVSFLNEPEYLDNTIFNLQLAGYIPVLAHPERYPYWHDRFDKYHELRDKGVILQLNSNSIMGYYSPQMQSIARRMIDEDLIDFIGTDCHGERHLEALETCLVEGHLHKLLERPLLNTTL